Below is a genomic region from Henckelia pumila isolate YLH828 chromosome 3, ASM3356847v2, whole genome shotgun sequence.
TCAACTTAAAAGAGTTAAAACATTCTGCCCAAACCGATGAAATGAGAACTCGATCAAGCCTTTTCCAAATCCTAGAGTTAGTCCAAGTAAACCGAGAACCAACAAATCCCGCATCATTTAACCGAGCAGAGGCGATGAATTCGGAAAAGTCATGCATGAAAGTTTGTCTACTAACCATTCCAGAAGAATGATCTAGGGGATCCACAATAACATTGAAATCACCACCAACAACCCACGGACAACCATCAATAGGTTTACACTCAAGTAATCCCTCCCATAAAGAAAGTCTGTCATTCCTGTTACATTTAGCATAGACAAACAAACAATAAACAGCAACCAGAAATTGACTAGAAAATAATTTCAGATGAAGAAATTGCTCATGATCCTTCAAAACCACCATAGACACACCACTATCATAAAAGAACCAAATTTTATTATTGACATTCGCTACCACCTCCGAAAAGCCAAATAACATTGACATTGGCCACTGCTCAAGCTGTCTCATAGGTTCCAAGATGGCCATAAACATAAATTTATTGATTTCCTTAAAAAGTTTGATCCTTCTCTGAGCGAATTAATTCCCAATACCTTGCACATTCCAAATAAGACAATTCATTGATTAACCGTTAAAGATCCAGTAGCAAGATTTTTATCATTACCTTTTATCCTCAAGCCTGGAACTGATCTTGTTCTTTTAGGCGGTCTGTCAGGACCTCTCTTCTTAGGAGCATGAACCACAGGGGCATCTCCAGAAATATGTTCGATAACCTGTACAGCTTTCACCACCGCTATATCTGCACAAATATTTTCCAACCCCCCGCCAATCCCATCTCCAATATTCACGTCATCTCCCCCAtactccaattccaacaaatctccaaaCTCATCAAACACATCATCTCTACATTCAGTCCCTCGATCAACAGCATGTTCCAAAGTAGAATCAAATTTTTCATCCAACGCCACTCCCACAATAACCCTTTCAGAAACAACCTGATAAGCAACATCCATCTCGGTATTAACAACAACCAAGGAAGGATCAGCAGACTGAGTATGAACACCTTCCAGATCCCTCTCCTGCTCACTACAAGCATCAAATTTTTTGAGAAAGTGTCACCAATATCCCGATTAAGCGGAAGATCTGTACCAGACTGTCGAAGAACTCCAGACCCTTCCAAATCATTCTGAATAAATACCCCATTTCTCCAAGACCCGTGCCATATGCCATCAAATTTTTTGGATCCAATAGATTTCTCAGGAAGAAACAAGTCCCTAGCGAGTACCGGATCATCAGCAAGATTATCCACCAGAGGGTAAAAAATATCAGTAGGATCCCCCTGTTGGAGAAGAGAAGGTTTCAAGACCATAGCTGGCGCTTCATTGTTTTTCTGAACCAGATCCTCCTCATAAAGATATTCAAGAATAGGATCAAATCGATTAGAAGTCTTAGACCCCTGAGCAAGCAAAGGACTTCGAGGGCCAAGATAAAGAGAGTCCATTCCCTTCGAGGAAGAAGGGCCAGGTTGGTTATTCACAGCTATTCCATCGATAACCTTCTCTTTACCCTTATTCGAACCCACCTCCTTCCAAACCATCCGAGAGCCAGTTTCTTTACCTCCTACACCATCCGAATCCTGCTGCTTATCAAGTCCTGAATCATCTACTTCTACAAACCTATTCTGAGGAACACCTTCACATTTTTTTGGAAATAATATCACGTAAATCACCTTTGAAAGACACTTGATTGGAAGCTGGCCTAAGTTTTTCCCATTAGCATAACATTCGCTGAGATTGTGCCCAACATGACAGCAATCCACACAATAATTAggaaaattttcgaaaaagacCTACTGTTCCCTGATCTTCTTACCCATTCCAATGAAAATTTTGTCATTTAAAGGCTTTAATAAGGCCACCTCTACACAGACACGAGCCAATGTTAATCGATCACCTTCGAAGTTGGCTCATCCATCTTGAGAGGTTTTCCAACTAGACTAGCCACTGAATACAGGTGCTTCCTGTCGAATAAAGCTATTGGGAGATCAAGGAAACACACCCATACTGGAACAATGGAACATTCACGTTTGTAATCAAAATCTGGGGTCCATTTGAAAACTTGTAGAACATGGCCATGAAGAAACCATCGACCCTTGCCCCAAAACCGGGTCATATCCTCCTCTAGTTTGAAATCAATGAACAGAAACCCagatgtggggacctcgggttgctaatctcatcttagggcaattaataattaattaacaattaatcaaacaataaggAATATTAagaccaagagctaaattttttttttaaacacagcacctcgctcgatcgggcaaattcagccgatcgagcgagctaggaATTCAAGCTCCGGGTCTGCAAtatttttggcctcgctcgatcggatgaactcgtccgatcgagcgagcccaaaaacaTGTCTCTCGGGTTTCAATATTttcaggccgcgctcgatcggtgcttAGTGGTAAcaggattgagttgaatttggatatatgcctggtggtccaagttcgaatcctggggagggcaaaaactctcctttccaggtggagagaaggccatgagtatgGTCGCGGGCCCCCAGAGCTGAGGCCAGATGGGCCAGAGGCAGAGGGACGCACCCGGTCcattacataatttttttttaaaacacagcACCTCACTCGATCGGGCAaattcagccgatcgagcgagctaggaATTCAAGCTCTCGGGTCTGCAATATTTTTGgcctccccaggattcgaacttggaccaccaggaatatatccaaattcaactcaatcctgATACCACTAAGTTGATCCCTTTTATGTAATGGATCGGGTGCATCCCTCTGCCTCTGGCCCATCTGGCCTCAGCTCTGGGGGCTCGCGACCATACTCATGACCTTCTCTCCACCTGGAAAggagagtttttgccctccccatgATTTGAACTTAGAACACCAGGCATATatccaaattcaactcaatcttGGTACCACTAAGCTGATCAGCTtagtggtaccag
It encodes:
- the LOC140891384 gene encoding uncharacterized protein isoform X1, translating into MDVAYQVVSERVIVGVALDEKFDSTLEHAVDRGTECRDDVFDEFGDLLELEYGGDDVNIGDGIGGGLENICADIAVVKAVQVIEHISGDAPVVHAPKKRGPDRPPKRTRSVPGLRIKGMTDFLYGRDYLSVNLLMVVRGLLVVISMLLWIP
- the LOC140891384 gene encoding uncharacterized protein isoform X2, whose translation is MDVAYQVVSERVIVGVALDEKFDSTLEHAVDRGTECRDDVFDEFGDLLELEYGGDDVNIGDGIGGGLENICADIAVVKAVQVIEHISGDAPVVHAPKKRGPDRPPKRTRSVPGLRIKGFCGVQNLMQLKLIGLHLPAG